Proteins co-encoded in one Candidatus Korarchaeum sp. genomic window:
- a CDS encoding ABC transporter ATP-binding protein gives MLEVKDVSASYGKALALKRVSLRVEKGEIVSLIGANGAGKTTTLRVISGLLRPNSGDVIMDGRSIVGKEPFQIASLGLIHVPEGRGLFPEMTVIENLEMGAFLRKDRESVKRDLEFVYSLFPILKERGKQLAGTLSGGEQQMLAIAKGLMGAPRILLLDEPSLGLSPIMVDRIFDAIQQINKERGISILIAEQNAYMALSVSHRAYVIENGTTVMEGTGRELLGNEHVKKAYLGI, from the coding sequence ATGTTGGAGGTTAAGGACGTATCTGCATCTTATGGGAAGGCACTAGCTCTTAAGAGGGTCTCACTAAGGGTTGAGAAGGGCGAAATAGTATCTCTGATAGGAGCTAATGGTGCAGGTAAGACTACGACTCTAAGAGTGATCTCTGGGCTTCTGAGACCAAATAGTGGCGATGTAATAATGGACGGTCGGAGCATAGTCGGTAAGGAACCCTTCCAAATCGCATCGCTCGGCCTCATACATGTCCCGGAGGGGAGGGGGCTCTTCCCGGAGATGACCGTCATTGAGAACCTCGAAATGGGGGCTTTCTTAAGGAAGGACAGGGAGAGTGTGAAACGCGACCTTGAGTTCGTCTACTCACTCTTCCCGATCCTGAAGGAGAGGGGGAAGCAGCTAGCTGGGACTCTGAGCGGAGGGGAGCAACAGATGCTAGCTATAGCTAAGGGCCTGATGGGAGCTCCGAGGATCTTATTGCTCGATGAACCATCGCTCGGGCTCTCACCCATAATGGTCGATAGGATATTCGATGCGATACAACAGATAAATAAGGAGAGAGGGATATCCATTTTAATAGCTGAGCAAAATGCTTATATGGCTCTAAGTGTCAGCCACAGGGCATATGTAATCGAGAACGGAACTACTGTCATGGAAGGCACTGGAAGGGAGCTTCTAGGAAATGAACATGTAAAGAAAGCATATTTGGGGATTTGA
- a CDS encoding ABC transporter ATP-binding protein: MILEANNITKRFGGLVAVDDVTFSVREREIFGIIGPNGAGKTTLFNVITGFYKPDKGRIIFQGSDITGKKPNEIAKMGLLRTWQIVRPFLGMKVIDNLLVPMYVKKGIIGGITEREAIERANEILEFVGLSHRRDFLAEALPQGERKRLEIARALASEPKLLMLDEPAGGLTPTEMDEVMDVVRKLRESGITVVVIEHNMRVVMGICERIMALNFGRKIAEGTPEEIGRNEEVIKAYLGERFHVGG; this comes from the coding sequence ATGATTTTAGAGGCTAATAATATCACTAAGAGGTTCGGCGGACTTGTAGCTGTAGATGATGTCACCTTTAGCGTCAGGGAGAGGGAGATATTCGGGATAATAGGCCCTAATGGTGCAGGTAAGACTACGCTATTCAATGTGATAACTGGCTTCTATAAGCCGGATAAGGGCAGGATCATCTTCCAAGGCAGTGATATAACTGGGAAAAAACCAAATGAAATAGCTAAAATGGGTCTTTTGAGGACTTGGCAGATCGTCAGACCCTTCTTAGGGATGAAGGTGATAGATAATTTGCTCGTCCCAATGTACGTGAAGAAGGGCATAATTGGAGGCATCACCGAACGTGAGGCAATTGAAAGGGCGAATGAGATCTTAGAATTCGTTGGATTATCCCACAGGAGAGATTTCCTTGCTGAAGCCTTGCCCCAAGGTGAGAGGAAGAGGCTTGAGATAGCTAGAGCCCTCGCATCGGAGCCGAAGTTGCTGATGTTAGATGAGCCCGCTGGAGGGCTCACTCCCACCGAGATGGATGAAGTGATGGATGTTGTGAGGAAGTTGAGGGAATCCGGCATAACCGTAGTGGTGATAGAGCACAACATGAGGGTCGTAATGGGTATATGTGAGAGGATAATGGCTCTGAATTTTGGAAGGAAGATCGCCGAAGGAACCCCTGAGGAAATAGGGAGGAATGAAGAAGTAATAAAGGCTTATTTGGGGGAGAGGTTCCATGTTGGAGGTTAA
- a CDS encoding branched-chain amino acid ABC transporter permease: protein MLGITRDLIIGDLKYYALAFILLLPLPLAGDYITHIAIMIMLYSITAASLDILVGYTGRLSLGHAAFYAIGAYTSTLLSMNLNVNPWIGIIIGGILASIFGLILGIPSLKLKGPYLAISTLGFGVIVQLMLINLDWLTRGPIGIPNIPPLPGGPIDLRIKSSFYYVALILTLLSIFFLHLLTKSRVGKILVAIREDEDAALSVGVNVPFFKIFAFIIATFFAGLSGGLYAHYIRYISPAMSALSESINILSMTIIGGFGTLVGPLMGAALLTILQEVLRPYLEYRYLIYGGLIVVVMKFFPSGIYGLLQSIIRKVRG, encoded by the coding sequence ATGTTAGGAATAACTAGAGACCTCATAATTGGAGATCTCAAATATTACGCTTTAGCATTCATCTTGCTCCTTCCTTTGCCTCTAGCCGGAGATTACATTACCCACATAGCGATAATGATAATGCTTTACTCAATAACGGCGGCTAGCTTGGATATACTAGTGGGTTACACGGGAAGGCTCTCGCTGGGTCACGCGGCATTCTACGCCATAGGTGCTTATACATCAACATTGCTCAGCATGAACCTCAACGTAAATCCCTGGATAGGAATCATAATTGGTGGTATATTGGCCTCAATATTCGGATTGATACTTGGAATTCCTTCATTAAAGCTGAAGGGTCCTTATCTCGCTATTTCAACACTGGGCTTCGGCGTGATAGTTCAGCTGATGCTGATAAACCTCGATTGGCTGACAAGAGGACCTATAGGAATACCAAACATTCCTCCGCTCCCCGGAGGACCTATAGACCTCAGAATCAAGTCCTCATTCTATTATGTCGCTCTTATATTGACTCTTCTCAGCATATTCTTCCTGCACTTACTGACTAAGTCTAGGGTGGGGAAGATATTAGTAGCGATAAGGGAAGATGAGGATGCAGCCCTCTCCGTCGGAGTTAACGTGCCATTCTTCAAGATATTTGCTTTCATCATAGCGACGTTCTTCGCAGGTCTCTCAGGTGGTCTATACGCTCATTATATAAGGTACATAAGTCCCGCGATGTCCGCACTCTCTGAATCAATAAACATACTTTCCATGACGATAATAGGCGGATTCGGGACTTTAGTAGGTCCTTTGATGGGAGCAGCTCTTCTCACAATACTTCAGGAAGTCCTGAGGCCCTACTTAGAGTACAGGTACCTGATATATGGGGGCCTCATAGTGGTAGTGATGAAGTTCTTCCCATCAGGGATCTACGGGCTCCTCCAATCAATAATCAGGAAGGTGAGAGGATGA
- a CDS encoding branched-chain amino acid ABC transporter permease — MLSTSLLVEQTLLGLMMGGIYAAVGVGLTMIFGVMKLSNFAHGEFYMLGAFLTYTLVSALGSDPYILAPLAAIAVGFLGIILNKLVFLSLYKELREAKGAAAFFFQDLRFIMLTIGLSILFVDLALVIWGPIPIAIPSVLTSHIIKLPGGFSFSLARIMTFIIALASLIILYMFLRVTKTGKAIRATAQNPSAAALVGIDTYRIYDVTMFISTALAALAGGILGPIYNVYPTMGLDVVAKAFVVVITGGMGNVIGSILAGFLIGLAEGLGGVFLGTEYRQVVAFVIMILVLWFRPQGILGGRRS, encoded by the coding sequence TTGCTCTCCACATCGCTCCTAGTAGAGCAGACGCTTCTGGGCCTGATGATGGGAGGTATTTACGCTGCAGTAGGCGTTGGGCTGACGATGATATTCGGGGTGATGAAGCTTAGCAACTTCGCCCATGGCGAGTTCTACATGCTGGGGGCCTTCCTCACCTACACGCTGGTCAGCGCTTTGGGTAGCGATCCATACATACTTGCACCTCTAGCAGCAATAGCCGTTGGGTTCTTAGGGATAATTCTCAATAAGTTGGTCTTCCTATCACTCTACAAAGAGCTTAGAGAGGCTAAAGGAGCAGCAGCTTTCTTTTTCCAGGATCTCAGATTCATCATGCTGACTATAGGCCTCTCGATACTCTTCGTAGATCTCGCATTGGTTATCTGGGGGCCTATCCCCATAGCTATACCCAGTGTCCTCACATCGCATATAATAAAGCTTCCGGGAGGGTTTTCCTTCTCTCTAGCGAGGATAATGACTTTCATCATAGCTTTAGCTTCATTGATCATATTATACATGTTCCTCAGGGTAACTAAGACCGGGAAGGCTATAAGGGCTACTGCCCAGAACCCCTCGGCAGCCGCTCTAGTGGGAATAGATACTTACAGGATATACGATGTAACGATGTTCATCTCCACCGCCTTAGCAGCGCTAGCTGGAGGTATTCTGGGGCCCATATACAATGTATACCCAACGATGGGGTTGGATGTAGTCGCTAAAGCATTCGTAGTCGTCATAACAGGAGGTATGGGTAATGTAATCGGTAGCATACTTGCGGGATTCCTTATAGGGCTCGCGGAGGGCTTAGGAGGCGTATTCCTCGGGACTGAATATAGGCAGGTGGTAGCCTTCGTTATAATGATCTTAGTCCTCTGGTTCAGGCCTCAGGGTATCTTAGGAGGGAGGAGAAGCTGA
- a CDS encoding ABC transporter substrate-binding protein — protein MAMSRGVLIGLAAIVVIVVAAAVFFLTMQPKEAGTVKIGLIAPLTGSLAEHGLDMKQAALLAVEEINSKGGILGKKVELVIEDTACKADLATAAVQKMITQDNVYAIVGEYCSTVTLAVQPTIMENKKLLLVPVSVATKITEQGYKYTFRSCANQWMQTTQHADWVVEHLKPKTAAMLGINDDYGREGLKIWGERVKAKGVTIVAEEYFDAGTTDFTPQLSKIKAANPDVIFVVANIRDAANILKQAHEIGLYKQFSMLGGVTSEEFLKLAGDDALGLVHVSYFEPTSKRPVAQEFVQKFVQKWNRTPAMYAAGVWDAFMTLKYGVEKAGTWDVDKVAEAIKTIKFEGAQGTIYYDEKGQAQTKVLLVQVQKVDGKLKRVILYPDSDKEGEYIPPEKLYGG, from the coding sequence ATGGCGATGAGTAGAGGTGTCCTAATAGGTCTCGCGGCTATAGTAGTTATCGTGGTAGCGGCGGCTGTGTTTTTCTTAACAATGCAACCGAAGGAAGCTGGGACCGTTAAGATCGGACTCATTGCTCCATTAACAGGAAGCTTAGCAGAGCACGGACTCGATATGAAGCAGGCAGCCCTCCTAGCTGTAGAGGAGATAAACTCAAAAGGTGGAATTTTGGGAAAGAAGGTGGAGCTCGTCATAGAGGATACTGCTTGCAAGGCTGATCTAGCGACAGCGGCTGTCCAGAAGATGATAACCCAGGATAACGTGTATGCGATAGTGGGGGAGTATTGCTCTACCGTTACCTTAGCGGTTCAGCCAACGATAATGGAGAATAAGAAGCTCCTCTTAGTTCCCGTATCCGTAGCAACTAAGATAACTGAACAGGGCTACAAATACACTTTCAGGAGCTGCGCAAATCAGTGGATGCAGACGACCCAACATGCTGATTGGGTAGTTGAGCACTTGAAACCGAAGACTGCGGCTATGTTGGGAATAAACGATGATTACGGAAGGGAGGGTCTCAAGATCTGGGGAGAAAGAGTAAAGGCGAAGGGTGTGACTATAGTTGCTGAGGAATACTTTGATGCTGGAACCACCGACTTCACGCCTCAACTCTCGAAGATAAAAGCTGCCAATCCGGATGTCATATTCGTCGTCGCTAACATAAGGGATGCCGCTAATATATTGAAGCAGGCCCATGAGATAGGCCTCTACAAACAGTTCAGCATGTTGGGTGGTGTTACCAGCGAGGAATTCCTTAAATTAGCCGGAGATGATGCTTTAGGCCTTGTCCATGTTAGTTACTTTGAACCGACATCTAAGAGACCCGTTGCTCAAGAATTCGTCCAGAAGTTCGTTCAGAAGTGGAACAGGACGCCTGCTATGTATGCCGCAGGAGTCTGGGATGCTTTCATGACGTTGAAATATGGAGTTGAGAAAGCTGGAACCTGGGATGTCGATAAGGTAGCTGAGGCGATCAAGACTATAAAGTTCGAGGGGGCTCAGGGGACGATATACTATGATGAGAAGGGCCAGGCTCAGACTAAGGTCCTCTTAGTGCAGGTGCAGAAGGTCGATGGAAAGCTCAAGAGGGTCATCCTCTACCCCGATTCTGATAAGGAGGGAGAGTACATACCTCCCGAGAAGCTTTACGGTGGCTGA
- the argF gene encoding ornithine carbamoyltransferase yields MALFNLKGRDYITTRDYTREELEYLIQMSIDLKKMWYSGIRVRPLEGKSVALLFKKPSTRTRNSFQVAVFRLGGFSVYMRPDELQLQRGEPVKDTARVLDRYYDALVIRTFGQEEIVEYANYMKNPVINALSDEEHPCQALADLMTIKEKFGRWDGLKIVYTGDVWNVAHSLIATAPLFGMDLILAVPRGYNPIEEIWKFGEREAARRGTKLEIVHDLKEAVRGADIVYANTWWSMGKPEETKDKRKEDFAPFTVTPEIMSLAKENAIFMHCLPAYRGNEMTDDVIEGKWSVVFDQAENRLWTEAAILAALV; encoded by the coding sequence ATGGCCCTGTTCAATCTGAAGGGTAGAGATTATATAACAACGAGGGATTACACGAGGGAGGAGCTAGAATATCTGATTCAGATGTCCATCGATCTGAAGAAGATGTGGTACTCCGGTATAAGGGTCAGACCTCTGGAGGGCAAATCAGTAGCTCTTCTCTTCAAGAAACCATCAACGAGAACTAGAAATTCATTTCAGGTAGCTGTCTTTAGATTGGGTGGATTTTCCGTCTATATGAGGCCCGATGAACTTCAACTCCAGAGGGGAGAGCCAGTCAAGGATACCGCTAGAGTCTTGGATAGGTATTATGATGCCCTCGTCATAAGGACCTTCGGTCAGGAGGAGATAGTAGAATACGCTAACTACATGAAGAATCCGGTGATAAACGCTCTCTCAGATGAGGAACATCCATGCCAAGCATTAGCTGACCTCATGACAATAAAGGAGAAGTTTGGGAGGTGGGATGGCCTCAAGATAGTGTATACTGGGGATGTATGGAATGTAGCACATTCCCTCATCGCCACAGCGCCGCTATTCGGCATGGACTTAATACTAGCAGTCCCCCGCGGGTACAATCCGATCGAGGAGATATGGAAGTTCGGTGAGAGGGAGGCTGCTCGTAGGGGAACTAAGCTAGAGATAGTCCACGACCTTAAGGAGGCAGTCAGAGGGGCCGATATAGTGTATGCAAATACGTGGTGGAGTATGGGGAAGCCCGAGGAGACCAAGGATAAGAGGAAGGAGGATTTCGCCCCCTTTACTGTTACGCCTGAGATAATGAGCCTCGCTAAGGAGAACGCTATATTCATGCACTGCCTCCCGGCGTACAGGGGAAATGAGATGACTGATGATGTGATAGAGGGTAAGTGGTCCGTAGTCTTCGATCAAGCTGAGAACAGGCTCTGGACCGAGGCAGCCATATTAGCTGCCCTGGTCTAA
- the arcC gene encoding carbamate kinase produces MSLLTIALGGNALLQYGQKGTFEEQLANARVTAKQIVELVKRGHKVVITHGNGPQVGAILLQQEAGSSQVPAMPLHACGAMSQGLIGYMIQQSLINELRKAGIDIPVATVITQVLVDRNDSAFRNPTKFIGPWYSEEEAREKDKLGWVMKYDVGKGWRRVVPSPDPIKQVEIEAIRRMVDSGIIVIASGGGGIPVVDEEELEGVDAVIDKDLAGERLASSLGADVFMILTDVEKIAINFKRENQKFLDVLTIEEAKKYYEEGHFPPGNMGPKVLAAIRFVERTGKTAIITSLDKAVDALDGKTGTRIIKE; encoded by the coding sequence ATGAGCTTACTCACTATAGCCTTGGGAGGCAATGCCCTCCTCCAATACGGGCAGAAGGGGACTTTCGAGGAGCAGCTAGCTAACGCTAGGGTGACAGCCAAGCAGATAGTTGAGCTAGTGAAGAGAGGACATAAGGTAGTTATAACTCATGGTAATGGTCCTCAAGTCGGCGCTATACTGCTTCAACAAGAAGCTGGATCCTCCCAAGTCCCCGCGATGCCTCTGCACGCTTGCGGTGCTATGAGCCAAGGGCTGATAGGATACATGATCCAGCAATCTCTGATAAACGAGCTTAGGAAAGCGGGAATCGATATACCGGTAGCGACTGTTATCACTCAGGTCCTCGTGGATAGGAATGATAGCGCTTTCAGAAATCCCACGAAGTTCATAGGCCCTTGGTACAGTGAGGAGGAGGCCAGGGAGAAGGATAAACTGGGCTGGGTCATGAAGTACGATGTTGGGAAGGGATGGAGGAGAGTAGTTCCATCGCCGGACCCGATAAAGCAAGTTGAGATAGAGGCGATAAGGAGGATGGTGGACTCCGGTATAATTGTGATAGCCTCGGGAGGTGGAGGAATACCTGTAGTAGATGAGGAGGAGCTAGAGGGAGTGGATGCTGTCATAGATAAGGATCTAGCAGGGGAGAGGCTCGCTTCCTCCTTAGGGGCCGATGTATTCATGATATTGACTGATGTCGAGAAGATAGCTATAAACTTCAAGAGGGAAAATCAGAAGTTCCTAGACGTCCTCACAATAGAGGAGGCGAAGAAGTACTATGAGGAAGGGCACTTCCCACCCGGTAACATGGGACCTAAGGTACTGGCAGCGATCAGGTTCGTTGAGCGGACGGGTAAAACTGCCATAATAACGAGCTTAGATAAAGCGGTAGATGCTCTAGATGGTAAAACTGGGACTAGAATAATCAAAGAATAA
- a CDS encoding TrpB-like pyridoxal phosphate-dependent enzyme, whose amino-acid sequence MLRVNLREEDLPKYWYNIVSDLPDLPPPIHPVTKEPLGPNDFYPLFPEECVNQEFSKERYITIPEELKEFYLRIGRPTPLYRAKRLEEYLGTPAKIYYKREDVSPTGSHKLNTALAQAFYAAKEGLEYLTTETGAGQWGSALSYATMMMGIRALVFMVRISYLQKPYRKLVMKLYGAEVVPSPSDRTEVGRKYLERDPEHPGSLGIAISEAIEAAMKDDKAKYSLGSVLNHVILHQTIIGLEAKKQFEVLGEKPDILIGCVGGGSNFAGFTFPFLEEVLRGKESYDVVAVEPSAVPSLTDGEYRYDFGDTAGITPLLKMYTLGHDFVPPPIHAGGLRYHGAAPTVSLLKDKGIIRSVKYSQEDVFEAGRIFARTEGIIPAPETNHAIKAVIDEALKAKRDSERKVIAFNFSGHGLLDLKGYEDVLKI is encoded by the coding sequence GTGCTGAGGGTGAATCTTAGAGAAGAGGATTTACCTAAGTATTGGTACAATATAGTCTCAGACCTTCCCGACTTACCTCCCCCCATACATCCAGTTACGAAGGAGCCCCTTGGACCCAATGATTTCTATCCACTCTTCCCCGAGGAGTGCGTAAATCAGGAGTTCTCCAAGGAGAGGTATATAACTATACCTGAGGAGCTGAAGGAATTCTACCTCAGGATAGGGAGGCCCACCCCTCTCTACAGAGCTAAGAGGCTCGAGGAATATTTGGGGACTCCTGCCAAGATATACTATAAGAGGGAAGATGTATCACCGACGGGGAGCCATAAGCTGAACACTGCATTAGCTCAAGCCTTCTATGCTGCAAAGGAGGGACTCGAATACCTGACTACAGAGACCGGAGCTGGGCAGTGGGGCAGCGCCCTATCTTATGCTACGATGATGATGGGGATAAGAGCCCTCGTCTTCATGGTCAGGATATCTTACCTTCAGAAACCTTACAGGAAGCTCGTCATGAAGCTCTACGGTGCCGAAGTAGTGCCTTCACCGAGCGATAGGACAGAGGTCGGGAGGAAGTACTTGGAGAGAGATCCTGAGCACCCTGGATCATTGGGGATAGCGATAAGTGAAGCTATAGAGGCGGCTATGAAGGACGATAAGGCTAAATATTCCCTAGGGAGTGTCCTCAATCATGTGATCCTCCATCAGACGATAATAGGATTGGAAGCGAAGAAGCAGTTCGAGGTATTGGGGGAGAAGCCGGATATCTTGATAGGCTGCGTCGGTGGGGGGAGCAACTTCGCGGGCTTCACCTTCCCGTTCCTAGAGGAAGTCCTGAGGGGAAAGGAAAGTTACGATGTAGTGGCTGTAGAACCATCAGCAGTCCCCTCACTGACTGATGGAGAATATAGGTATGATTTCGGTGATACAGCTGGTATAACGCCACTACTCAAGATGTATACGTTAGGCCATGATTTCGTACCGCCTCCTATTCACGCTGGTGGTTTGAGGTACCACGGTGCCGCGCCTACAGTGAGCTTACTGAAGGACAAGGGTATAATAAGGTCGGTTAAGTACTCACAGGAGGATGTTTTCGAAGCAGGCAGGATCTTCGCAAGGACCGAGGGGATAATCCCAGCGCCCGAGACGAATCATGCGATAAAAGCGGTAATAGATGAAGCTCTGAAGGCTAAAAGAGATAGTGAGAGGAAAGTAATTGCCTTCAACTTCTCCGGGCATGGATTGTTAGATTTGAAAGGCTATGAAGATGTTTTAAAAATCTAA
- the hisS gene encoding histidine--tRNA ligase: MVSIPRGFRDFPPPMMILRKKVLSKIEEIFRRYGFDPIETPSLEYWETVKGKLGEEAESKLMFIFPDFFSKEWYTLRYELTFPLARYMAMHPETPLPFKRYHIGNVWRHEEPQKGRYREFLQCDADIVGSPYPEADAEVISVNIDVMRSFKFENFRIRLNDRRLLTGVFEEELGINNPLPIYRAIDKLDKIGVDGVRGELARLGAHESLIDRIVGLISMRGSFDEVSQAFRRIDNDKVKTALDHLEEIFSIVSDDRLILDLSLVRGLDYYTGPVFETSVSEPRIGSLAGGGRYDKLIGLYSGRDVPATGVSLGVERLIDAGLELGIFDLSERSYTDVFIVSVRRENWRYAWRISRILREGGFNTSLDLMRRSQAAQREYANKIGAKVIAFVGPSEEENEAVTLYSRDLRKTVKISELIDSVREFLSGS; this comes from the coding sequence ATGGTATCAATACCGAGGGGCTTCAGGGACTTCCCTCCGCCGATGATGATACTCAGGAAGAAGGTCTTGAGTAAAATAGAGGAGATATTCAGGAGGTATGGCTTCGACCCGATAGAGACACCCTCCCTAGAGTACTGGGAGACAGTTAAGGGGAAGCTCGGGGAGGAGGCCGAGAGCAAGCTCATGTTCATCTTCCCCGATTTCTTCAGCAAGGAATGGTACACGCTGAGATATGAGTTAACATTCCCTTTAGCTAGGTATATGGCTATGCACCCTGAGACGCCTCTCCCGTTCAAGAGGTATCACATTGGGAACGTCTGGAGGCATGAGGAGCCTCAAAAGGGGAGATATAGGGAATTCCTGCAATGCGATGCTGATATAGTCGGTAGCCCATATCCGGAAGCTGATGCTGAGGTTATATCAGTCAACATAGATGTGATGAGATCATTCAAATTTGAGAACTTCAGGATCAGGCTTAACGATAGGAGGCTCTTGACTGGTGTGTTTGAGGAGGAGTTAGGGATAAACAACCCTCTCCCTATATACAGAGCTATAGACAAGCTCGATAAGATAGGGGTAGATGGAGTGAGGGGAGAGCTCGCTAGATTGGGAGCTCATGAATCCCTAATAGATAGAATTGTGGGACTGATCTCGATGAGGGGTAGTTTCGATGAGGTATCTCAGGCATTCAGGAGGATAGACAACGATAAAGTCAAAACAGCTCTCGATCACCTAGAGGAGATATTCTCCATAGTTTCTGACGATAGGCTCATCTTAGATCTCTCATTAGTGAGGGGTCTCGATTACTATACTGGTCCAGTCTTCGAGACTAGCGTCAGCGAACCCAGGATAGGCTCGTTAGCTGGGGGAGGGAGGTACGATAAACTGATAGGTCTTTACTCTGGGAGGGACGTTCCAGCGACTGGTGTGAGCTTGGGCGTGGAGAGGTTAATAGATGCCGGTCTGGAGTTAGGTATCTTCGATTTGAGTGAGAGGAGTTACACGGATGTATTCATCGTGAGCGTTAGGAGGGAGAACTGGAGGTACGCTTGGCGTATCTCGAGGATCCTCAGGGAAGGGGGCTTCAATACATCACTGGATCTGATGAGGAGGAGTCAAGCAGCTCAGAGGGAGTACGCTAATAAGATAGGGGCCAAGGTAATCGCTTTCGTTGGACCCTCCGAGGAGGAAAATGAGGCAGTTACACTATACTCTAGAGATCTCAGGAAGACAGTCAAGATATCAGAACTGATAGACTCCGTTAGAGAGTTTCTCTCCGGATCTTAA
- a CDS encoding ABC transporter ATP-binding protein, with translation MAREHAYELRNVRKVYGTKGNYVEALRGINLDVRKGEFLAIMGPSGSGKTTLLSIMGLLTRPTSGSVRIMGRDLATLNDKQMTLMRRRTIGFVFQTFNLVPWLTAAENIELALAIGGYNGNRKRRVMELLDSVGLRGRENHKPSELSGGEQQRVAIARALANNPPIILADEPTGNLDSASGLQVMEILRGLVREGRTVVMVTHNQTMAEMCDRIARIRDGIIVSEEVISHVET, from the coding sequence ATGGCTAGAGAGCATGCCTACGAACTTAGAAACGTTAGAAAGGTTTATGGGACAAAGGGAAATTATGTAGAGGCTCTTAGAGGGATAAACCTCGATGTAAGAAAGGGTGAGTTTTTAGCGATAATGGGTCCCTCAGGTAGCGGGAAAACGACCCTCCTCAGTATAATGGGCCTCCTGACGAGACCCACTTCTGGAAGCGTGAGGATAATGGGTAGAGATCTCGCAACGCTCAACGATAAACAGATGACCTTAATGAGGAGGAGGACTATAGGTTTCGTTTTCCAAACGTTCAATTTAGTGCCCTGGCTCACAGCAGCTGAGAATATTGAGCTAGCTCTAGCTATAGGTGGGTACAATGGGAACAGGAAGAGGAGGGTCATGGAACTCCTAGATAGCGTCGGGCTGAGGGGCAGGGAGAATCATAAGCCCTCTGAACTCTCGGGAGGTGAGCAACAGAGGGTCGCGATAGCTAGGGCTCTCGCAAATAACCCTCCTATAATATTGGCGGATGAGCCCACAGGAAACTTGGACTCTGCATCAGGCTTGCAGGTTATGGAGATATTGAGAGGGTTGGTGAGGGAGGGAAGGACAGTCGTCATGGTCACTCACAATCAAACGATGGCCGAGATGTGCGATAGGATAGCTAGGATAAGGGATGGTATCATAGTGAGTGAGGAGGTGATATCCCATGTCGAAACCTGA